A DNA window from Christiangramia salexigens contains the following coding sequences:
- a CDS encoding GNAT family N-acetyltransferase produces MTIEEAQEKDIPEIVKVLKASLGEKDLLLSEATWRYKHIDNPFGKSIVLIAKEDGVIIGVRAFMRWEWKKNGRLFKALRAVDTATHPNHQGKGIFKKLTLEAVGLAETFGDHFIFNTPNDQSRPGYLKMGWEKVGKIHVGIKPSFGFLYFFKSISEYQINKNLTEEDLVNLTEEWNIKRVSSRKIFTPKSPVFLKWRYENNPLQKYEVIAKNNLYVAYYIKSRGRLKELRVSECIYSDIQSWKEVKSLFATAEKNYKVHVVSFTPELNPLWGKKGSFGPILTLRNLNLNINEKSELMAISNWNNSLGDLELY; encoded by the coding sequence ATGACCATTGAAGAGGCGCAGGAAAAAGATATACCTGAGATTGTAAAAGTTTTAAAGGCAAGTCTGGGTGAAAAGGACTTGCTCTTATCTGAAGCCACATGGAGATATAAGCATATTGACAATCCTTTTGGTAAGTCAATTGTATTAATCGCGAAGGAGGATGGTGTGATAATAGGGGTAAGAGCTTTTATGCGTTGGGAATGGAAAAAGAATGGTCGATTGTTCAAGGCATTGCGGGCTGTAGATACTGCCACACATCCCAATCACCAAGGTAAGGGAATATTTAAAAAGTTGACCTTAGAGGCGGTTGGTTTGGCTGAAACATTCGGTGATCACTTTATTTTCAACACACCAAATGATCAAAGTAGGCCCGGGTATCTTAAGATGGGATGGGAAAAAGTTGGGAAAATCCATGTTGGTATCAAGCCATCTTTTGGTTTTTTATATTTTTTTAAAAGCATTTCGGAATACCAAATTAATAAAAATCTTACCGAAGAAGATCTAGTTAATTTAACTGAAGAATGGAATATAAAACGGGTAAGTAGTAGAAAAATTTTCACCCCAAAGAGTCCTGTATTTTTAAAATGGAGGTATGAAAATAATCCTCTACAGAAGTATGAAGTTATAGCAAAAAATAATTTATATGTAGCTTATTATATTAAAAGTAGAGGAAGACTAAAGGAGTTGAGAGTTTCTGAATGTATATATAGTGATATACAATCCTGGAAAGAAGTTAAAAGCCTTTTTGCAACCGCAGAAAAAAATTATAAGGTGCATGTGGTTAGTTTCACTCCCGAATTGAATCCATTATGGGGAAAAAAGGGGAGTTTCGGGCCTATTCTAACTCTTAGAAATCTTAACCTGAACATTAATGAAAAATCTGAGCTTATGGCTATTTCAAACTGGAATAATAGTCTTGGCGACTTAGAATTATACTAA
- a CDS encoding polysaccharide deacetylase family protein, with protein MNNGNLIISLDFELIWGVFDSVTFENSQDYFDNTKAIIPEVLGMFERNRIHCTWAIVGMLFNDNWNQWKENFPSSLPDYSKPQLSSFKEGLKLASIKNSKHSCFAPELIDLIGSYESQEIGTHTYSHYYCLEDGQNLMNFRADLEKAIEIASLKGIQLKSLVFPRNQMNQDYLKICYELGITNVRSNPAEWYWKNPESNQLKVKLARTGDAYINMGKKSYPITDLKRINDLPITQPASRFLRPVEGNDFMRKLKLRRIKNEMSVAAKKKEIYHLWWHPHNFGYKPKESLHDLACLIKHYTYLNNKYNFKSLNMKELGALVK; from the coding sequence ATGAATAATGGAAATTTAATTATATCGCTTGATTTTGAATTAATTTGGGGAGTTTTTGATTCTGTCACCTTTGAAAATTCCCAGGATTATTTTGATAATACTAAAGCCATTATTCCAGAAGTGCTTGGAATGTTTGAAAGAAATAGGATTCACTGTACCTGGGCAATTGTGGGAATGCTTTTTAATGATAATTGGAATCAATGGAAGGAAAATTTTCCATCCTCTTTGCCAGATTATTCAAAGCCACAGCTTTCTTCATTCAAAGAAGGCTTAAAACTGGCTTCTATAAAAAACTCGAAGCATAGTTGTTTCGCCCCAGAACTTATAGATTTAATTGGGAGTTATGAAAGCCAGGAAATAGGAACCCATACCTATTCACATTATTATTGTCTTGAGGATGGTCAAAATTTAATGAATTTTAGAGCGGATCTCGAAAAAGCAATTGAAATTGCATCATTAAAGGGGATACAGTTAAAATCTCTGGTTTTTCCAAGAAATCAAATGAATCAGGATTATCTGAAAATTTGTTACGAATTAGGAATAACCAATGTCAGGTCTAATCCAGCAGAATGGTATTGGAAGAATCCTGAATCGAATCAATTGAAGGTTAAACTTGCCAGAACAGGAGATGCTTATATTAATATGGGCAAGAAATCTTATCCTATTACAGATTTAAAAAGAATAAATGATTTACCTATCACGCAGCCCGCGAGTAGATTTTTGAGACCAGTGGAAGGAAATGATTTTATGAGAAAACTTAAGCTTAGGCGAATAAAGAATGAAATGTCTGTTGCTGCGAAGAAAAAGGAAATATATCATTTGTGGTGGCATCCCCATAACTTTGGTTATAAACCTAAGGAAAGCTTACATGATTTGGCTTGTCTTATAAAACATTACACTTATTTAAATAATAAATATAATTTTAAGTCTCTTAATATGAAAGAATTAGGAGCTTTGGTAAAGTAA
- the asnB gene encoding asparagine synthase (glutamine-hydrolyzing), with amino-acid sequence MCGINGILTRKTELPVEKVLSRMNERIIHRGPDQDGFFIEKVDQYQIGMAMRRLSIIDLNTGKQPIYSDDGRICIVFNGEIYNFKGLKSQLEAEGIKFKTTSDTEVILKLYEKYGTKAFSLLDGMFGFSIYDKNLEKLFIARDFFGEKPLYFYRDSESFYWASELKSIISNLDFKPKISRKGLNLYFRLTYIPAPYTIYEGVQKLEPNNYIELDCVSNNYSIQKIETQLKAFNKIESFKEAKKITHDLVNQSVESRSIADVPLGTFLSGGVDSSIVSLALAQQKENKIDTFSVGFDKKSFDETDKSRTVAKLINSNHHEFIISIGDLKDNIDNILLNFDEPFADSSSLPTYLVANKTRDFVKVALTGDGGDEIFGGYNKYYMGKMNSRYTSLIPESGHNFTTGLLKKVLSTKDDKRGMRFKIKKALTSINYDGDYYFNIISLAFQNKELNTIIKPNYQFNDIWDYYRPYFNSQIKSLHDFRLADKHISLEGDMLVKVDRTSMLTSLESRAPFLNKDLWSFSNSLPEEYLMKGWNKKYILKEAFKHYFPEKFLDKSKKGFGVPVGDWLRDYLSSELKSYCDANFLSQQNIFNINEIRELVYKHLSGKEDNTFRVWAFFCFQKWYKNTYLSSF; translated from the coding sequence ATGTGCGGTATAAATGGGATATTGACTCGAAAGACTGAATTACCTGTCGAAAAGGTTCTTTCTCGAATGAACGAAAGAATCATACATCGTGGACCGGATCAGGATGGTTTCTTTATCGAGAAGGTAGACCAATATCAGATAGGGATGGCTATGCGTAGATTGTCCATTATTGATCTTAATACCGGGAAACAACCTATTTATTCTGATGATGGAAGAATTTGTATTGTCTTCAACGGTGAAATATACAATTTTAAAGGTTTAAAAAGCCAGTTAGAAGCGGAAGGAATAAAATTTAAAACAACTTCAGATACCGAAGTAATACTTAAGTTATACGAGAAGTATGGCACAAAGGCTTTCTCTCTTCTTGATGGAATGTTCGGTTTCAGCATTTACGATAAAAATCTAGAAAAGTTATTTATAGCCCGTGATTTTTTCGGAGAAAAACCGCTGTATTTTTATCGAGATTCAGAATCATTTTATTGGGCTTCAGAATTGAAATCTATTATTTCAAATCTGGATTTCAAACCAAAAATTTCCAGAAAAGGTTTAAATCTATATTTTCGACTTACATATATTCCAGCACCTTATACTATATATGAAGGTGTCCAAAAATTAGAACCCAATAATTATATTGAGCTAGATTGTGTTTCAAATAATTACAGCATACAAAAGATAGAAACCCAATTAAAAGCCTTCAATAAGATTGAAAGTTTTAAAGAAGCTAAAAAAATCACCCACGACTTGGTTAATCAAAGTGTTGAGTCCCGTTCCATCGCTGATGTTCCGCTTGGTACTTTTCTTTCAGGCGGTGTAGATTCTTCAATTGTATCTTTGGCCCTAGCCCAACAAAAAGAAAACAAAATAGATACGTTTTCTGTAGGATTTGATAAAAAATCATTTGATGAAACCGATAAATCGAGAACTGTTGCGAAACTGATTAATAGTAACCATCATGAGTTTATTATTTCGATTGGTGATTTAAAAGATAATATTGACAATATTCTGCTAAATTTTGATGAACCTTTCGCCGACTCTTCTTCTTTACCTACATATTTAGTTGCTAATAAAACGAGGGATTTTGTGAAAGTAGCTCTCACGGGTGATGGGGGAGATGAAATTTTTGGGGGTTATAATAAATATTATATGGGAAAAATGAACTCCCGTTATACTTCTTTAATACCAGAGTCTGGACATAATTTCACGACTGGTTTATTAAAGAAAGTTTTATCAACAAAGGATGACAAGCGTGGAATGAGATTTAAAATAAAGAAGGCATTAACTTCCATAAATTATGATGGAGATTATTATTTTAATATTATTTCTCTCGCTTTTCAGAATAAAGAATTAAATACTATCATTAAACCAAATTATCAATTTAATGATATTTGGGATTATTATCGACCCTACTTTAATTCTCAAATTAAATCATTACACGATTTTAGATTAGCGGATAAACATATAAGCCTTGAAGGGGATATGTTAGTAAAAGTAGACCGTACGAGTATGCTAACATCTCTCGAAAGTCGTGCTCCTTTTCTAAATAAAGATCTTTGGAGCTTTAGCAATTCATTGCCCGAAGAATATTTGATGAAAGGGTGGAATAAAAAGTACATCTTGAAAGAGGCCTTTAAACATTATTTTCCTGAAAAGTTTCTTGATAAATCTAAAAAAGGTTTTGGTGTTCCTGTTGGCGACTGGTTAAGGGATTATCTTTCTTCAGAATTGAAATCTTATTGTGATGCTAATTTTTTAAGTCAGCAAAATATTTTTAATATTAATGAGATTAGGGAATTAGTTTATAAACATTTATCAGGGAAAGAAGATAATACGTTCAGAGTCTGGGCATTTTTCTGTTTTCAGAAATGGTATAAGAATACATATTTAAGTTCTTTTTAA
- a CDS encoding MBOAT family O-acyltransferase, with amino-acid sequence MGKTDKPLNRKLLLYISLIFNLGILGFFKYFNFFQENFIKLSENLGLSVNSFSIKILLPVGISFYTFQTLSYTIDIYRKKLEPTRNFIDFAAFVSFFPQLVAGPIERASNLLPQFQSKRKFDYTEARAGLQQVLWGFFKKIVIADNCAHFVDIIFNSPTDYSASTLLVGAFLFAFQIYGDFSGYSDIAIGVARLFGFKLMRNFSNPYFSENIREFWQRWHISLSSWFRDYVYIPLGGNRYGRLITFRNIFLVFLISGFWHGAEWTFIAWGALHGVCYILALRISRMKNILRFNSTFVNLGLKGFKIGLTFSIVCFLWIFFRAEDLTASFRFISEILKPDLFSLPEIKPLYLILLILFQVTVEFLSRKQKIALSVIDYYKSRYIRWACYTGIVVLIGLFMHSKETPFIYFQF; translated from the coding sequence TTGGGAAAGACCGATAAGCCTTTAAATCGTAAGCTGTTGCTTTACATAAGTCTCATTTTTAACCTTGGTATTTTAGGCTTCTTTAAATATTTCAATTTTTTTCAGGAAAACTTTATTAAGCTCTCCGAAAATTTAGGTTTAAGCGTAAATTCTTTTTCAATCAAAATTTTACTCCCTGTTGGAATAAGCTTCTATACTTTTCAAACTCTTAGTTACACAATAGATATATATAGAAAAAAATTAGAGCCTACTAGAAATTTTATTGACTTCGCTGCTTTTGTTAGTTTTTTTCCTCAATTGGTTGCGGGTCCTATAGAAAGAGCTTCCAATCTTTTACCTCAATTTCAATCTAAAAGAAAATTTGATTACACGGAAGCAAGAGCTGGATTACAACAAGTTTTATGGGGGTTTTTTAAGAAAATTGTCATTGCAGATAATTGTGCTCATTTTGTGGATATTATCTTTAATTCCCCAACTGATTACTCTGCAAGCACCTTGTTAGTAGGGGCTTTTTTATTTGCATTTCAAATCTATGGAGATTTTTCAGGTTATTCAGATATTGCAATAGGTGTAGCCAGACTATTTGGCTTTAAGTTAATGCGAAACTTTTCAAACCCTTATTTTTCTGAAAATATTAGAGAGTTCTGGCAGAGGTGGCATATATCTTTAAGTAGTTGGTTCAGAGATTATGTTTATATCCCATTGGGAGGAAACAGATACGGCAGACTCATTACGTTCAGAAATATTTTTCTCGTATTCCTCATTAGTGGATTTTGGCATGGAGCCGAATGGACTTTTATTGCATGGGGAGCATTACATGGAGTTTGCTATATACTTGCTCTTAGAATTTCAAGAATGAAAAATATATTGCGTTTCAATAGTACTTTCGTTAATCTAGGATTAAAGGGATTCAAAATTGGGCTAACATTTAGTATAGTTTGCTTTCTATGGATATTTTTTCGTGCGGAAGACCTTACAGCGTCATTCCGGTTTATAAGTGAAATTCTAAAACCGGATTTATTTTCACTTCCTGAAATAAAACCATTATATCTAATCCTTTTGATCCTTTTTCAAGTCACAGTAGAATTTTTAAGCAGAAAACAGAAAATTGCATTAAGTGTTATTGATTATTATAAGTCAAGGTATATTCGCTGGGCTTGTTACACTGGAATAGTAGTTTTAATTGGATTATTTATGCATTCAAAGGAAACTCCATTTATATATTTTCAATTCTAA
- a CDS encoding ABC transporter ATP-binding protein has product MVGLLDGIGLAMFIPLIQLAFGIDSNNKYQDRISNFILENFHLEIDLLSVFLVIVILFSIKAIFKFLESFLRVHYQQIFMRKVRFENIDLLSEFDYQKFVVTEAGKIQNNLSSEVNRLSIAFRLYFKTIQISILVIVYLGLAVFTDWRFTILVVLGGVIMNFVFLIFYKRTKYFSKKFSSESNVFQGLLMQKINNFQYLKATGLNRSFGKQLKSKIFDIEAFQKKLGIVEASLGALREPFAIAIVSISILIYSKFIADDIASIILSLLLLYRCLTYFLAMQEQWNLFLGVSGSLNAVNDFNSMLIKNKDSSGENKFKGLKNSLNLRNVDFGYHNGNPVLKNINLSISKNEILAIVGESGSGKTTLMNIIAGILKPSQGEYLVDNYNFGGIEAESFKRRLGYIVQNPVIFNDTIFNNISCWLPKTSENLDKFWKAAKKASIYNYIQSLPDKENTLLGYNGINISGGQKQRFSIARELFKDSEILFMDEATSNLDSETEFEIHNNIKNLKGEYTIVLIAHRLATVKSADRIVVLNNGHIEDIGTYNYLIENCSEFKRMVNLQML; this is encoded by the coding sequence ATGGTTGGGCTGTTGGACGGTATAGGTTTGGCGATGTTCATTCCTTTAATTCAGTTGGCCTTCGGGATTGATTCTAACAATAAATACCAGGATAGGATCAGTAATTTTATTTTAGAAAACTTTCATCTTGAAATTGATCTTTTATCGGTGTTTTTAGTGATCGTGATTCTTTTTTCTATCAAAGCAATTTTTAAATTTTTGGAATCATTTTTAAGAGTTCACTATCAGCAAATTTTTATGCGGAAAGTAAGGTTTGAGAATATCGATCTTCTTAGTGAGTTTGATTATCAAAAATTTGTAGTTACAGAGGCAGGTAAAATTCAAAATAATCTTAGTTCTGAAGTAAACCGGTTGAGCATTGCCTTTCGTTTATATTTCAAGACGATTCAGATATCGATATTAGTAATTGTCTATTTAGGCTTAGCGGTCTTTACAGACTGGAGGTTTACTATCCTGGTAGTACTAGGAGGGGTAATTATGAATTTTGTTTTTTTGATCTTCTATAAGAGAACAAAATATTTTTCAAAGAAATTTTCGAGTGAAAGCAATGTATTCCAGGGCTTGCTAATGCAAAAAATCAATAATTTTCAATACCTAAAAGCTACAGGACTTAATAGGTCATTTGGAAAGCAGTTGAAAAGTAAGATTTTCGATATTGAGGCTTTTCAAAAAAAATTAGGCATAGTAGAGGCGAGTCTGGGAGCTCTTCGGGAACCTTTTGCGATTGCCATAGTTTCTATCTCAATTCTGATATATTCAAAATTTATTGCAGATGATATTGCCAGCATTATTTTAAGTTTATTGTTGTTGTACCGATGCCTGACTTATTTTTTAGCTATGCAGGAGCAATGGAATCTATTTTTAGGTGTGTCAGGAAGTCTGAATGCAGTTAATGATTTCAACTCTATGTTAATCAAAAACAAGGACTCTTCAGGAGAAAATAAATTTAAGGGACTCAAAAATTCATTAAATCTCCGTAATGTAGATTTTGGATATCATAATGGAAATCCTGTATTAAAAAACATTAATCTGTCTATTTCCAAGAATGAAATTTTGGCCATTGTAGGTGAAAGTGGTTCGGGGAAAACCACTCTGATGAATATCATTGCAGGAATTTTGAAGCCCTCACAGGGGGAATATCTTGTTGATAATTATAATTTCGGTGGAATAGAAGCTGAATCTTTTAAAAGACGTTTGGGATATATTGTTCAGAATCCTGTGATATTTAATGATACTATTTTTAATAATATTAGTTGTTGGCTTCCAAAAACCTCAGAAAACTTAGATAAGTTCTGGAAAGCTGCTAAAAAAGCAAGTATTTATAATTATATTCAATCGTTACCTGATAAGGAAAACACCTTACTAGGTTATAATGGAATAAATATCAGCGGTGGTCAAAAGCAAAGGTTTTCTATTGCAAGAGAATTATTCAAAGATTCCGAGATATTATTTATGGATGAAGCAACTTCGAATCTTGATAGTGAAACCGAATTTGAGATTCATAATAATATCAAAAATCTTAAAGGCGAATATACGATTGTCTTAATAGCGCACAGATTGGCGACAGTTAAATCTGCCGATAGAATTGTAGTACTAAATAATGGTCATATTGAGGATATTGGCACTTATAATTATCTCATAGAGAATTGTAGCGAATTTAAGAGAATGGTGAATTTACAAATGCTATAA
- a CDS encoding glycosyltransferase codes for MNSDPLHFAAFIITYNRPDILKESISSLLHQTYSPNQILIVDNSLNDHTQQMVDRLNSDKLIYHKVGYNSGPAGGSKIGLLILSELGYKWIYWGDDNNPPRDSSVFKRMFECIDALAINGNKEHVGLISGKGAFFNHFNGRIRSLTNAELKKAEITEVDVVPGGHTLIVNSEVIKKEIIPDESLFFGFEDLDFSLKLRKHGYKIYVDAKTWLQIRYKHNDLKNAYRPRIKSFGDKTGNLNRQYYSTRNLLKIFYSQKLWFPFIFQLIKTLIKIPSGFLYGLNFGVKNCLIQSKALRDFFVGNYQKNLKVD; via the coding sequence ATGAATAGTGATCCTCTCCATTTTGCTGCATTTATAATTACTTATAACCGACCGGATATTTTAAAAGAAAGTATTTCAAGTCTACTTCATCAGACTTATTCACCTAACCAAATTCTTATTGTTGATAATAGCTTGAACGACCATACTCAGCAAATGGTTGATAGATTAAATTCCGATAAATTAATTTATCATAAAGTAGGTTATAATTCGGGCCCAGCAGGAGGAAGTAAAATAGGTTTGCTAATACTTTCTGAATTGGGCTATAAGTGGATTTATTGGGGTGATGATAATAACCCTCCTCGAGATTCAAGTGTCTTTAAAAGAATGTTTGAATGTATTGATGCTTTGGCTATTAATGGAAATAAAGAGCATGTAGGTCTAATTTCAGGAAAAGGTGCTTTTTTTAATCATTTTAATGGACGAATTAGGTCTCTTACAAATGCGGAATTGAAAAAGGCCGAGATCACTGAGGTGGATGTTGTTCCTGGGGGGCATACTCTGATAGTTAATTCTGAAGTAATCAAAAAAGAAATTATACCTGATGAAAGTTTATTTTTTGGATTTGAGGATCTTGATTTCAGTTTGAAACTTAGAAAACATGGTTATAAAATTTATGTGGATGCGAAAACCTGGTTACAAATTAGATATAAACACAATGATTTAAAAAATGCCTATAGACCAAGAATTAAAAGCTTTGGGGATAAGACGGGAAATTTAAATCGACAATACTACAGCACGAGAAATTTGCTTAAGATCTTTTATTCTCAAAAATTATGGTTTCCTTTTATTTTTCAACTAATTAAAACACTTATAAAAATTCCATCAGGATTTTTATACGGGTTGAATTTCGGAGTTAAAAATTGCTTAATTCAATCTAAAGCTTTGAGAGATTTTTTTGTAGGAAACTATCAAAAAAATCTTAAGGTTGATTAA